TAAGAGCGCAAGAAGAGTAGGAACCAGACTCTTCAAGTGCTTAGGCACATCATGCAGTATACTCCGGCCAATGTGTTGCCCTGGTGTGGATCTCAAGTCCCCTCTTAGGTCACTTGCGTCGGGTCTCAGCGTCAGTTTATGGTTTTTACTTTTGCTCGTTTCGTACATTTTTCATGTGTACTATCGTCTGTTTAAGGGTCTGAAAAGTAGAATCTTCTTCTATGGTCCCTTACAGTCACCAGTTTCTCACTTTTGCCATTAGATTGTTTACTTTGTCAATATAACACTTTCAAGGTGAGATTCCATGGATTAGAGACCTTAAAGCTCTAAAAATTCGCCTCCATACTTATCGTTCATATAGGTTCCCTGCTGGCATTACTTCAGTCTGTCTGTTGATATTGCGAGAGAACGATGGATGAGGCTCCAGATACCTTCATCGCAGATTCAGATCAAGCTGAAGTGGCCTCTGCCTGCGTCTGCTGCGGAGAGAATGGAATAACGAGGATGCTCTTGACAAAGATTCCGCACTTTAATGGTAAGCTGAGGTTACCTTAAATAGATACACGTAGACATTGTCGTCATATCATTCGAATGCAACAGCTGTGGATACTCCAATAATGAAATACAAGGTGTTTCATCCATAAAGGATCGTGGAGTCAAGATCAAAGTTGAAGTCAATACTAGCAAGGTATGCTTTTCGCTGTTAATACAACTACAATTAGGGATTAAACAACCAAGTTGTCATTTCAAATCATTCTTCAATCAAAATAGGTATGTAATAATTCAGTATATCATTCCATGGCGCAGTTGAGATCGATTTCGAGGTCCCACCAATCCCGCAAAAGGGCGTTGTAACAACTATAGAAGGCCTAGTCTCTGGAATTTCTTCAAATTTGGATGAACACATAAAGTCAATCGCAGAAGCATTAGTAACAAATGTAGATTTGAATATTCAGTTGACAACTGGAGAAGTAAAATCTGCTACAGAATACATTCACATTCTCTCTGAAATCAAGGATAAACTTGTCTCGTATAGTTCTGGCACAGAGCCCTTCACAATTTTGATTGATGATCCGTCTGGAAACAGTTACGTAGAAAATACCGAGTCAATTGTACTTTCAGAGGAAACTTACCAGAGATCGGAGGAGCAGCTAAAGGCAATGGGTTATGCTACAAAGGAGGAAACAAGCCAAGAACTTGACCTTACAAAACCCctggaagatgaagatgttggAAAGGAGGGGCTATCTCTGATTGTTGACTGTCCAAATTGTGGATTGCAAGGGCACAATAAAATTTGTGAAGTACTTGTACCAGGGTTTGGAAGCTGTGTTATTATGGCATTCACATGTGAGAACTGCGGCTCAAAAACAAATGAAATGAAGCCTGGTGGTGGGTACAAggattttggaaaaaagtGGAAGCTAGTTGTGGAGTCTCCCCAGGACCTAAATCGAGATGTCATAATTTCAGAAACTGCAACAATATTCATTGCTCACTTAGATTTTGAGATGACTCCTGGTACAATAGGAAGTGCATTTACTAGTCTTGAAGGTTTAATTATTAAAATGGTTGAGGGACTAGAATCATCGCACCCGTTTCTTATAGGTGATTCTGCGCCTGAATCACAATCAGATCTCAAGGAAAAGATAAAACAACTATCGCAACTCTCAAAATTGGAGGGAATTAAAAGTTTTACACTTGTTATAGATGACCCTGCCGACCATTCCTTCATAGGACCAAGACCAAATCAATCAGGTGAAGATCCAAATCTCGTTTTTGAAACATATACAAGAACATatgaacaagatgaagagcTAGGTCTAATAGGAATGAATACAGAAGACTACTAATGAATTATAAACGTTAAAGATATACTGGGTTAAGCAGGTTAAAAGTAATCTAACAACTGCTCAAGATTTGTCAGCAAATTTACAATTTGCGACGTACAACTGCATTGTGTATCCTccaactttaaaattttattgAGGATAGTTTGTACATGTTTACACCAAAGTTGGTTCATTGATACAGAAATTCTTCCAAACATCTTTAGCACCTTCCAGATTTCCGGATTTGCATTTGATTGACAGGCCAAAACAGAAATACATGACCTGGAAAATCCAGTCACACAACAATACACTACAATTGCATCCAAACTAATCGAGTGCTTTATGGTTTCAAGATCCAAATCTACGTCTGCCTTGTAGTTTTCATTCACATGATTCCTAAGGATACTTTGGCATTTTATTGCTGTATTTGCTGAAAATTCTCCGATTTTGCAACGCCACTCCTTCTCATTATacatttccttctttatCAAACTGCACAATACCTTGTCAATGCTTGTCATTAAAACCAAGTATTCCATATACATGTTGTAAGGttctttgtggaatatGCAATCCATTTCAGCGAGTTTAAAAAGATTAGCATTATCCACTTTATAACTTGTGGCTGACAAAGTTGGCGTGATTTTACCATTTTCAGCAAGCATACCCCTTGCAAATTGTTCAATATCATAATTTATTGGCCTGTAAATGGTGTTGTCTACAAAGGCAAACTGATCAAAAAACAGCAGAAGTTTGTCGAGAGAAAATACCCTTGAAACAAAGTATATCCACTCTGGAATGCATGAAAGTGGATGTAATCCTTCCCCAAGTTCATCAATAGCCTTTGAGCAACATATTGCGGCATCCATACGCACAGAATTATTGTCATCatgaagaaggaaaagaagtGATGCATAGAGATGCAGACaatatttattatattcttccacatACTTTGAATTTTGACCACCATCTTTGTCGGAAACTGGAAGAGGAACTCCTATAGAACACAAAAATTGCGACATGTGAGATCGAAGCAACAGTTCAGAGCTAGGATGTACAGCCCTAAAGACAAGACCAGAAGCTACTCCAAAAATGTTACATTCATAATTTCTTGTTTCAGTACCGTTAACTAGAGAATACAAATGACATGTCTTGAATAGCTCTAGGAATAAATCAAAGTTATTTGAAACATTCTTGGACACAACCGTGGAAACGACCTTTGACCAAGCCTTATCAAAGAATTTAGATGCATATATCCCTTTCTTTTTCATATAAATTACAACTTTGTTGTGAATGGCCAATAGTGCGATGTAATTGAAATCTGAATCTTCGCTTGAAAGCAAGGAAGATGCTGTAATCCACAATTTGTATATTGAATCAAATGACGAATCTAATAGTAATTTCTCAAGAATTTGCGAATTTTGAATATATTGTACCATACTTTCAAGAACATTGCGGTTTAAGTCACTCCCAAGTAAGACACAGATGAAATCTACAAATCCGTCATACCTTTTCCCACTAGTCACCTCTTTGGATATAATAGGGAATGTATCACTTGATAAGCTAAAGAGGGTGAAGAATGAATTAACAAGTGTGCctatacattttattttaGGCATATCATCCTCTCCAATCCTAGGGAAAAGGGACTTTAAGCtattcaaatttttattttccaaGGATATTCCTGCAACTTGTGATCCAAGCTCATTATGAAGAGTTGATAGAACCAAATTGAAAATTCCATCTCCGAGTATGCCAGAAGAGAGAAGGACCAGAATAACCGAGAAATTTGTAACATAAAGTTTAGATTTCTCCATACTTCCAAAGTCGGTTTCTGAACCACTGATAGAATCACATAATATTTCAATTGTCCTAATAGCCTGAATAAAATTCTCAAAACATTTTGCAGTAACGCATACCAAATACAAACTGCATATCAAGGCGCTGCTATAGTCCATCCCTTGCAAGGTATCAAAAGAGAATGAATTAGATATGACTGCATCTGATACCAAACGTAAGTTTGCATAAACATTTCCATCCTTAGTCAAACTAAGCAGCATGAATCCCAAATCATTTTCTATAATTATGTTCATAGACTCCTGGATAAGAAGCAAAGACCCATTGACGTAATTGCTATCATCCACATTCTTGCACATCTCAAAAGATGTGGTAAGAATCATATTCATCAAATTCACTGctgatatttcaaaatagTTCCTAGATAAAATGTTTGCGGCCATTAAGCGGATACAAGCATTATCACATGTTAGAGCAAACTTTACATTATCATATAAATACCCATATTCATCAGTGACAAACGAGCAAATTGCAATTCTAGTAAgcaaatttaaaacaaatgCAGAACCTTGGTAAATTGAAGCATACTTTGAAATTGGGAATATTGTATCAGACTCTTGGAAGGAGCTGTCATTAGATTGTTTTAAAAGATCCAACACTAGGTTAATTTGTtcataaaaatctacatCACTACACATGGAGTCCTTGATTTTAGTAAATGTATCAGAGGTAgtatcatttatatcatgACCAGTGATATGCTGTAATACTGAAGCAAACAAAAGGGCTGATGAGTTCCTTACGGACCAATTATCATGTctcatattttttaaactAACATTCAAAGTTGCAACACAATTCAAATAGTTGACTGCGCGTAGTTCactgcatttataaatcGCTCTCAAAATGTTCAGAGCATGAATTCTAACATCCAAGCTGCTATAATAACTAGAAACCGTTACTATAGAATCGGAGCCTGATAATTCCAGCAAAGTTTTCGTAACATTAGGAACCAATATTGGTTGGTGCCTATCCGTTTCAGCTCTAAGGATTGAAGTGAATGTTAGTGCCAAAGGTTCGGAGCGTCTCTGGGAATCCCGTAATAAATCAGGCACATCAGTATCAAAATGATCATTTATTGGTTCACCCTTCAAAAGGCTCAATAATATGTCTATCCAACCGTTGAGAATATTGTGAAGTTTGCAAGCCATGAGCTTCTTAGAAAACCATGTAAGGATTTCAGAGAATGAGTCCGTACAGCCCAAATGTCTAGAACGAAGCAAGGAAAGTAAAATGAATTTCCCCATCTTATCAATAATTTTGTAAACCTCAAGTGTTTTGGCTCCTGCTCCTGCATCGCTGTTTTTCCCCTCTGATATTTGAGACAAAATCAGTTTAAGCAGAGACTTTAAACAATTACATACTTCATGAATAGTCTTCCAACACATTACTGTGAATGGACGCGTTTTAAAATCGTCTTGATCCACAAATCTTGGTGTAAGGTCACAATTTGCAATAGTACATTTGAGGTTTGATAAACATAATTTGCAATCAATGGTCGGTTCTTCTGCTACATTGATATTTTGGGGAAGATTATCAGTATCTTTGACTACCAGGTGGCCTCTACAATCGATTTGGATGTCTTGCTCATTATCAGAAATTGTATTTCCGACATATCTTAGAATGTATTCCGATATTTTCTCCAGTTTGCCAAACAAAGTGCTACTCAATTGCAAAACTTCAAGATTTTTGGCAAGTACTCCGGAAACGGAATCAATAAATTGTGATATCAAAGAAAGTACACCCACTGGAGAAACTGCTCCCGAATAGTTCGCGGAGCCTCCGCACAAGGCATGGTAGTAAGAGTCCAACTCCCTTAATAACCAGTCCATATATGCTGCAGAAGTATTAACGTTGTCAGAAAATACAAGACTTGTGAACCTTTTAAAATTATCACCCAAAGTTCCAGCCAAAGCATAATTTATCAATAATACAAGAGCCTTGGATCCAGAGCAATAACGCAAAGTTCTAACACTCCACAATGATGAAACACTCTTTGTTACAATATAGTCAATGTCTGTACTAGATTGTACATAAGAGATAGCGGGAAATGATGGGATAAACTTcataatttggaaaatcAGTTCTTGTTGTTTTGTAGAGAGATAGAAAAGGGAATAGAATAGGGGTAGTATAATCTCCTTGTCAAAGAGACCAATTAATGATGGTAGTGAAGAGTCTGTAACACAAAATATCTTGTAAACCATCAAAATGATTTCAAGTGCAAtggtatttttaaaatcgGAACTGCATGGATGGATAGTTGCTACCATACGCTC
This region of Theileria equi strain WA chromosome 1, complete sequence genomic DNA includes:
- a CDS encoding hypothetical protein (encoded by transcript BEWA_031020A), producing MVETPLDHAETNKVRGSHQERQDKVGGGGSGKVLSFSDSTVLSRSLDELIQASFGSKFSFDIKEIDYRNKRGEILVSLYDLENYLREFVADSTLFSVTCSDVQRIFVSLGKYLLDLISEAEWISLSKGFSSVCLSAFKSIPADFRQIAIHGYLISMENDKERLLHRKFSDLYNLATNGIMQSHSGVEALNAMVKLLFQLPLDSESLPLYSHGICDTQNFYKCKLLAFKVLNMLIYPGELGADVSYNVDLESLKRLFSRFYRLANDVKCDRDILSNLGIALIGIVYIASKSNRTSLDVEPLFSEVTDVANLPMSTFEHGEFNDMEGMKAEELFSKDKLFSLFTALQPLSFVYSIRGIVKYLNHFYGENIFGTNKNMESVHAPLKILYSAYEIFKIAATEFVRVDVNYAALQGLQLFITFITADSFKVGALKTCLSTLPDIVLNFWSSRIRRSSHLSICIWKRFLEILHSIKNANLPFVDEYIDNMFDKSINYFGGNLKLKYFALQYLLRFSGPCEVLSKEPFIIPHLLCSLSNLSIKASSLSLLTELLLSIYRTFKSYDHKNGTDIAYITFKCFVYPVIIAILNLQKLQISGQDGSKLVPQKCTSHADLQVRADLLAESFKTIFSKIDKNCTLELLKLSACFSKSDFYPYLVEDEKRMLEHSGEYIISNRVNLEEFFKEMMFATRKKSVDAGDDRIVHLTGPLKFSESICLYNFRIIDRIEFVDLCTDDLKIKGILICSLSSPSKFLLENLKQGDCEGLFYISLDRFYAGLSHVNDGLRLNLFKTLVSLPKTTKRAHVLEIHLVLHACKGFMKTTLPSLRQNFVEALKPFITRLYTILASNIEKLQELMQTDHGKIKEYILYLDSDVDVRETDDIVFHFLFISILLERMVATIHPCSSDFKNTIALEIILMVYKIFCVTDSSLPSLIGLFDKEIILPLFYSLFYLSTKQQELIFQIMKFIPSFPAISYVQSSTDIDYIVTKSVSSLWSVRTLRYCSGSKALVLLINYALAGTLGDNFKRFTSLVFSDNVNTSAAYMDWLLRELDSYYHALCGGSANYSGAVSPVGVLSLISQFIDSVSGVLAKNLEVLQLSSTLFGKLEKISEYILRYVGNTISDNEQDIQIDCRGHLVVKDTDNLPQNINVAEEPTIDCKLCLSNLKCTIANCDLTPRFVDQDDFKTRPFTVMCWKTIHEVCNCLKSLLKLILSQISEGKNSDAGAGAKTLEVYKIIDKMGKFILLSLLRSRHLGCTDSFSEILTWFSKKLMACKLHNILNGWIDILLSLLKGEPINDHFDTDVPDLLRDSQRRSEPLALTFTSILRAETDRHQPILVPNVTKTLLELSGSDSIVTVSSYYSSLDVRIHALNILRAIYKCSELRAVNYLNCVATLNVSLKNMRHDNWSVRNSSALLFASVLQHITGHDINDTTSDTFTKIKDSMCSDVDFYEQINLVLDLLKQSNDSSFQESDTIFPISKYASIYQGSAFVLNLLTRIAICSFVTDEYGYLYDNVKFALTCDNACIRLMAANILSRNYFEISAVNLMNMILTTSFEMCKNVDDSNYVNGSLLLIQESMNIIIENDLGFMLLSLTKDGNVYANLRLVSDAVISNSFSFDTLQGMDYSSALICSLYLVCVTAKCFENFIQAIRTIEILCDSISGSETDFGSMEKSKLYVTNFSVILVLLSSGILGDGIFNLVLSTLHNELGSQVAGISLENKNLNSLKSLFPRIGEDDMPKIKCIGTLVNSFFTLFSLSSDTFPIISKEVTSGKRYDGFVDFICVLLGSDLNRNVLESMVQYIQNSQILEKLLLDSSFDSIYKLWITASSLLSSEDSDFNYIALLAIHNKVVIYMKKKGIYASKFFDKAWSKVVSTVVSKNVSNNFDLFLELFKTCHLYSLVNGTETRNYECNIFGVASGLVFRAVHPSSELLLRSHMSQFLCSIGVPLPVSDKDGGQNSKYVEEYNKYCLHLYASLLFLLHDDNNSVRMDAAICCSKAIDELGEGLHPLSCIPEWIYFVSRVFSLDKLLLFFDQFAFVDNTIYRPINYDIEQFARGMLAENGKITPTLSATSYKVDNANLFKLAEMDCIFHKEPYNMYMEYLVLMTSIDKVLCSLIKKEMYNEKEWRCKIGEFSANTAIKCQSILRNHVNENYKADVDLDLETIKHSISLDAIVVYCCVTGFSRSCISVLACQSNANPEIWKVLKMFGRISVSMNQLWCKHVQTILNKILKLEDTQCSCTSQIVNLLTNLEQLLDYF
- a CDS encoding zinc finger protein zpr1 domain containing protein (encoded by transcript BEWA_031010A), which encodes MDEAPDTFIADSDQAEVASACVCCGENGITRMLLTKIPHFNDIVVISFECNSCGYSNNEIQGVSSIKDRGVKIKVEVNTSKGLNNQVVISNHSSIKIVEIDFEVPPIPQKGVVTTIEGLVSGISSNLDEHIKSIAEALVTNVDLNIQLTTGEVKSATEYIHILSEIKDKLVSYSSGTEPFTILIDDPSGNSYVENTESIVLSEETYQRSEEQLKAMGYATKEETSQELDLTKPLEDEDVGKEGLSLIVDCPNCGLQGHNKICEVLVPGFGSCVIMAFTCENCGSKTNEMKPGGGYKDFGKKWKLVVESPQDLNRDVIISETATIFIAHLDFEMTPGTIGSAFTSLEGLIIKMVEGLESSHPFLIGDSAPESQSDLKEKIKQLSQLSKLEGIKSFTLVIDDPADHSFIGPRPNQSGEDPNLVFETYTRTYEQDEELGLIGMNTEDY